Sequence from the Amycolatopsis sp. NBC_00345 genome:
GCTGCCCGGACACGACCTCGGCGTGAGCGCCGGCCAGCTGGCGCGCGCCGAACGGCTGCTGGCCGACAACATCGTGGTTTCGCTGCACGACCACCCGGTGCGCCTCCCGCGGGACACACGGACGGAGCTGCTCGAGTGGAATCGCGGGGCGCGCCTCGCCTACGGCTACGAAGGGCTGAGCCGGTCCGGTTTGGACGCGGTGTTCGACAACCTCGGCTGGGGCGCCTGCGAGTCCCGCAACGGCGGGAAGTGGGACGACGTCATCACCGATCTCGGGATGCGCTTCTGCGACTTCGCCCACCAGGACTACGTCGTCCGCGCGGAATCGGTCGCCGAACTCCGGCGCGCGCACGCCGACGGGCGGCTGGCCGTGGTCGCCGGGCTCGAAGGGGCGGCGCTGATCGAGAACGAGATCGACCGGCTGGACGTCCTGTACGGGCTGGGGGTCCGGCAGATCGGCCTCGCCTACAGCGACGCGAACGCCCTCGGCAGCGGCCTGCGCGAAACCAGGGACGGGGGCCTGACCGCGCTCGGGCGGCGCGCGGTCCGCCGGATGAACCAGCTCGGGATCGCCATCGACGTCTCCCACTCCGGGGACCGGACCGCGCTCGACGTGATCGAGGCCAGCGACAGTCCCGTGCTGATCACACACGCCGGGGCGCGGGGGCTGTGGGACACCCCGCGGATGAAGCCCGACGAGGTCATCCGGGCCTGTGCCGAAAGCGGCGGGATGATCGGGATCGAGGCGGCGCCGTACACCACCGTCAGCCCGCGGCACCGCCGCCACACCATCGAATCCGTGATGGACCACTTCCGCTACTGCGTCGAGCTGGTCGGGATCGAGCACGTCGGGTTCGGCCCGGACACGTTCTTCGGCGACCACCTCGACCTGCACCACGTGATGAGCGGGAAGTGGGGAGTCGCCGACACCATCCGGGGCGGCCCGGAGTTCGAGACCGTCGAAGCCGTGGCCGGGCTGGAGAACCCGGGCGAAAACTTCCGCAACATCACCCGCTGGCTGGTCAAGCACGACTACCCGGACGACGACATCGCCGCGGTGATCGGCGGGAACGTCCTGCGTGTGCTCGAAAAGATCTGGTGACCTGCACGTTCCTCTTCCCCCCGGAGCTGTGATGCAGAAGAAAATCCTCGGCGCCGCGATGTTCGGGCACGCCGTAGAGTCCTACGACTTCGTCATCTACGGGTCGTCGGCGACGATCATCGCCCGCCACTTCTTCCCCGGCGGAAGCCCGGCCATGGCCATTCTGTCGACGCTGGCCGTTTACGGCATCGCCTTCGTGGTGCGCCCGCTCGGTGCCGCCGTCTTCGGCAGCATCGGCGACCGTCGCGGCCGGCGCACCGCACTGTCCACAGTGGTCTTGATCATGGCGGTTTCGACGATCGCGATCGCCATGCTGCCCGGTTACGCGCAGGCGGGGATCCTGTCCCCGTTGCTGTTGCTGTGCTGCCGGCTCGCCCAGGGGATTTCGATGGGCGCCGAGTACACCAGCGCCGCGTCGTATGTGATGGAACAAGCGCCCCCAGGCAAGCGCGGACTGTGGATCAGCACGGTCGGGA
This genomic interval carries:
- a CDS encoding dipeptidase, which translates into the protein MKTQRYTGYRSFSYLEAGTDYPEFTPSAEVDRLPGHDLGVSAGQLARAERLLADNIVVSLHDHPVRLPRDTRTELLEWNRGARLAYGYEGLSRSGLDAVFDNLGWGACESRNGGKWDDVITDLGMRFCDFAHQDYVVRAESVAELRRAHADGRLAVVAGLEGAALIENEIDRLDVLYGLGVRQIGLAYSDANALGSGLRETRDGGLTALGRRAVRRMNQLGIAIDVSHSGDRTALDVIEASDSPVLITHAGARGLWDTPRMKPDEVIRACAESGGMIGIEAAPYTTVSPRHRRHTIESVMDHFRYCVELVGIEHVGFGPDTFFGDHLDLHHVMSGKWGVADTIRGGPEFETVEAVAGLENPGENFRNITRWLVKHDYPDDDIAAVIGGNVLRVLEKIW